The Novosphingobium sp. Gsoil 351 genome contains the following window.
TGATCAAGATCGAGCCGCCGCACAAGGACGGCAAGGGCGGCGGCGATACCGCGCGCGCGGTCGGCCCGCACTTTCTGCGCCAGGACGAAAGCCTGTATTTTCAAAGCTTCAACCTCAACAAGAAATCGCTGACGCTCGACCTTGCTCGGCCCGAGGGCCAGGCGGTGCTGCACCGCTTGCTCACCCGCTCGCACGGCATGGTCAACAACTTGCGTGGCGATCTGCCCGCGCGGCTGGGCCTGACGTACGCGGCGCTCAAGGACCATAACCCGGCGATCGTGTGCGCCCATCTGTCCGCCTACGGCCGCGACAATGCTCGCAGGCGTTGGCCGGGCTACGACTACCTGATGCAGGCCGAAGCCGGCTATTGCGCGCTGACCGGCGATCCGGCGGGGGAGCCGCAGCGAATGGGCCTGTCGATGGTCGATTTCATCACCGGCACGATTCTGGCCACGGGCTTCCTCGCCGCATTGGTCGATGCGCAGCGCAGCGGCATCGGCCGGGACGTCGATACCGACCTGCTTTCCGCGGCTGTCCACCAGACCAGCTATCCGGCGCTGTGGTACATGAACGAGGGCGACGAGACGGTCCGCACTCCCCGCTCGGCGCATCCCAGCGCAACCCCCAGCCAGATGGTTCGCGCCGCCGACGGCTGGTTGTTCGTGATGTGCCAACTGCCCAAGTTCTGGACGATCATGATCGACAAGATCGGCCACAACGAACTTGGCGAAGACCCGCGGTTTCGTGGCAATGCCGATCGCCTGGCCCATCGCGATGCCTTGACCGCGGTGCTCGACGGCATCTTCTCCCAGGCTCCGGTGGCACACTGGCTGGAACTGCTTTCGGGAGCGATCCCCATCGCCCCGGTCAACGGGTTGGGCCAAGCGCTGGACAACCCCTGGCTCGAGACGATCGGGATGCGCGAGACCATCTCGCACCCGGACCGCGCCGATCTTGCGGTGCTAGCGAACCCGTTGAAGCTGGACGGCGAGCGCCTGCCCAACCGGGCGGCCCCTTTGCTGGGCGCCGACAGCGACGCGATTCTCGGCGATGCGGGCTACGACGCAGACGCCATCGCGGGGCTGCGCGCCGCCGGGGTGGTCTGAGCCCATGGGCAAACTTTCCGGCATCACCGTCGTCGATCTCAGCCAGTTCCTGCCGGGCCCGATGCTCAGCGTGATGATGGCCGACCACGGCGCGCGCGTGATCAAGATCGAGCCCGCAGGCGGCGATCCGACGCGGAGCCAGGCGCCGTTCGAGAACGGGCACTCGGTGTGGTTCGCGAACCTCAACCGGGGCAAGGAGAGCGTCGTCCTCGATCTCAAGACCGAGGCCGGAAAGGCGGCGCTGGCCGACCTGATCCGCGATGCCGACGTGTTCCTCGAAGGCTTCCGGCCCGGCGTGATGCAGCGGCTGGGCTTCGACTATGCTACGGTCCGCCAGCTCAATCCGAAGATCGTCTACTGCTCGATCTCGGCGTTCGGCCAGCAAGGCGCGCTGGCGCACCATCCCGCGCACGATCTGGCGGTCCAGGCGCTTGCCGGGTTCCTCAGCGTCAACGATGCGGCCGATGGGACGCCAGCCGTCCCCGGCGCGCCCGCGGCGGACATGGCGGCGGGGCTCACCGCGCTAGCGGCCGTGCTCATGGCGCTGCTCGGGCGCGAGAAGACCGGCGAGGGTGACTATATCGACTGCGCGATGTTCGACAGCATGCTGCCGTGGTGCGCGCACACCGCGGGCGGCGCGATCGCGGGCGGACCCGCGCCGGTATCCTCGCGGCAACGCTCGCTGGGCGGCGCGGCCTTCTACCAGGTGTACCGGACGCACGACGATCACCACGTCGTGCTGGGTGCGCGCGAACTCAAGTTCGCCCGCAACCTGCTGAGCGCG
Protein-coding sequences here:
- a CDS encoding CaiB/BaiF CoA-transferase family protein translates to MSALHLPLSGFRIVSAEQYGAGPYGTMFLAQLGAEVIKIEPPHKDGKGGGDTARAVGPHFLRQDESLYFQSFNLNKKSLTLDLARPEGQAVLHRLLTRSHGMVNNLRGDLPARLGLTYAALKDHNPAIVCAHLSAYGRDNARRRWPGYDYLMQAEAGYCALTGDPAGEPQRMGLSMVDFITGTILATGFLAALVDAQRSGIGRDVDTDLLSAAVHQTSYPALWYMNEGDETVRTPRSAHPSATPSQMVRAADGWLFVMCQLPKFWTIMIDKIGHNELGEDPRFRGNADRLAHRDALTAVLDGIFSQAPVAHWLELLSGAIPIAPVNGLGQALDNPWLETIGMRETISHPDRADLAVLANPLKLDGERLPNRAAPLLGADSDAILGDAGYDADAIAGLRAAGVV
- a CDS encoding CaiB/BaiF CoA-transferase family protein; this translates as MGKLSGITVVDLSQFLPGPMLSVMMADHGARVIKIEPAGGDPTRSQAPFENGHSVWFANLNRGKESVVLDLKTEAGKAALADLIRDADVFLEGFRPGVMQRLGFDYATVRQLNPKIVYCSISAFGQQGALAHHPAHDLAVQALAGFLSVNDAADGTPAVPGAPAADMAAGLTALAAVLMALLGREKTGEGDYIDCAMFDSMLPWCAHTAGGAIAGGPAPVSSRQRSLGGAAFYQVYRTHDDHHVVLGARELKFARNLLSALGRLDLLPFAEAEAGEQEPLIAFLRETFATRTRAEWIEWFADKDVAFAPVLDFREAFDEPHITERGLTIAADGRHHIAPPIRFASDRPWTPGKVPGLGGG